A genomic region of Papaver somniferum cultivar HN1 chromosome 7, ASM357369v1, whole genome shotgun sequence contains the following coding sequences:
- the LOC113296418 gene encoding F-box protein At3g07870-like — translation MGKFSDLPAEIMLDIFTRLPTESVLDCKSVSKSWRNVIHHRSFSHMHSNILLSNPKSVADSGKLRFVCKMVGGSLCYLEYDDEVSSYRFKKLELSPPFNLYSILGSYNSLVCINGLPSHYTMDESSTASYVAYICNPITRESITLPELDRSTYYHLVWFMSSVFGYVASTNEYKVVRLYTFWRSEFANIEVYTLGIGKLWRNAGKIKVSDSMSRRHAVFVDGFLYWNFGNGRMQAFDLDNGVFVELNECWNGHFWGGVLGGHYSGTRYSKDGKSVDVWLLKKKEDESISYSKEFSLINMDSYPTPLSLTSNGTVLCYSDTKLHLHDLKSSSSKVLGDFGRRIHPAVPHMNTLVSLKAFGEETTETLKPGEAIKT, via the coding sequence ATGGGTAAATTCAGTGATCTTCCTGCAGAGATCATGTTAGATATATTCACCCGGTTACCAACGGAATCAGTTTTGGATTGCAAATCAGTTTCCAAATCCTGGAGAAACGTTATTCACCATCGATCCTTTTCTCATATGCACTCAAATATCCTGCTGAGTAATCCTAAATCTGTTGCTGATTCCGGTAAGTTGAGGTTTGTCTGCAAGATGGTTGGTGGTTCGTTATGTTATTTAGAATATGATGATGAGGTTTCTTCTTATAGATTTAAGAAATTGGAATTGTCACCTCCATTTAATTTATACAGTATCCTTGGTTCGTATAACAGTTTGGTCTGTATTAATGGATTACCTAGTCATTATACCATGGATGAGTCTAGTACTGCTTCTTATGTTGCTTATATCTGTAATCCAATCACTAGAGAAAGTATCACCCTACCAGAACTTGATAGATCGACATattatcatcttgtttggttcATGTCGTCTGTATTTGGTTATGTTGCTTCGACTAATGAGTATAAGGTTGTTAGGCTTTACACTTTCTGGAGATCCGAATTTGCAAATATTGAGGTTTATACTCTCGGCATTGGTAAACTATGGAGAAATGCAGGGAAGATCAAAGTTTCGGATTCTATGTCTAGACGACATGCtgtctttgttgatggatttctttATTGGAATTTCGGAAATGGGAGAATGCAAGCATTTGATTTGGATAATGGAGTTTTTGTAGAATTAAATGAATGTTGGAATGGGCATTTCTGGGGTGGGGTTTTGGGAGGTCATTACAGTGGTACACGCTATAGTAAAGATGGCAAAAGTGTTGATGTATGGTTactgaagaaaaaagaagatgagTCAATTAGCTATAGTAAAGAGTTCAGTTTAATCAATATGGATTCGTACCCTACTCCCCTTTCTCTTACGAGTAATGGTACAGTTTTATGTTACTCGGATACGAAGCTCCATCTTCATGACCtgaaatcttcttcttccaaaGTGCTTGGGGATTTTGGTAGAAGAATACATCCCGCAGTTCCTCATATGAACACTTTAGTTTCGCTGAAAGCATTTGGAGAGGAAACCACAGAAACACTAAAGCCTGGTGAAGCAATCAAAACTTGA